One Streptomyces coeruleorubidus DNA segment encodes these proteins:
- a CDS encoding agmatine deiminase family protein, whose translation MPAAADGFRMPAEWAPHERTWMAWPGPNPTFDDPEDLAAARLAWASVARAIRRFEPVTVVCGPGQSEQARTLLGEGIETVERDLDDAWMRDIGPTFLTDGRGELAAVDWTFNGWGAQSWARWEHDAKIAACVADLAGARTYTSHLVNEGGAIHVDGEGTVLLTETVHLGPERNPGWTRERVEVEIHALLGTRKAIWLPRGLTGDYPPHGFGTLGHVDIVAAFARPGVVVAHVQPDPAHPDHEVTKEITGLLKAQTDARGRRLEVVEVPAPTVLEADGHWADYSYINHYLCNGGVVLCGFDDPSDELAAGIFRRLFPQRTVTLVDARTIFAGGGGIHCITQQQPKI comes from the coding sequence AACCCGACCTTCGACGACCCGGAGGACTTGGCCGCCGCCCGGCTCGCCTGGGCCTCGGTGGCCCGCGCGATCCGCCGGTTCGAGCCGGTGACGGTGGTGTGCGGCCCCGGGCAGTCGGAGCAGGCCCGCACCCTGCTGGGCGAAGGGATCGAGACGGTCGAACGCGACCTCGACGACGCCTGGATGCGCGACATCGGCCCGACCTTCCTGACCGACGGCCGCGGCGAACTGGCCGCCGTCGACTGGACGTTCAACGGCTGGGGCGCCCAGAGCTGGGCCCGCTGGGAGCACGACGCGAAGATCGCCGCCTGCGTCGCGGACCTCGCGGGGGCACGGACGTACACCTCGCACCTCGTCAACGAGGGCGGGGCGATCCATGTGGACGGCGAGGGCACGGTCCTGCTGACCGAGACCGTGCACCTGGGTCCCGAGCGCAACCCCGGCTGGACGCGGGAGCGGGTCGAGGTCGAGATCCACGCCCTGCTCGGCACCCGCAAGGCGATCTGGCTGCCGCGCGGCCTGACCGGCGACTACCCCCCGCACGGCTTCGGCACCCTCGGCCACGTCGACATCGTCGCGGCCTTCGCCCGCCCCGGCGTGGTCGTGGCCCATGTGCAGCCCGACCCCGCGCATCCCGACCACGAGGTGACGAAGGAGATCACCGGCCTGCTGAAAGCGCAGACGGACGCGCGCGGCCGCCGCCTGGAGGTTGTCGAGGTGCCCGCCCCCACCGTCCTGGAGGCCGACGGCCACTGGGCCGACTACTCCTACATCAACCACTACCTCTGCAACGGCGGCGTGGTCCTGTGCGGCTTCGACGACCCGAGCGACGAACTCGCGGCCGGCATCTTCCGCCGCCTGTTCCCGCAGCGGACCGTGACACTGGTCGACGCCCGTACGATCTTCGCTGGCGGTGGAGGCATCCACTGCATCACCCAGCAACAGCCGAAGATCTAG
- a CDS encoding TetR/AcrR family transcriptional regulator → MAGGRRQAPPREDVLAAAMEMIAERGLEKLTMAALGREVGMSSGHLLYYFGSKDELLLRTLEWSEGRLGAERGRLLTRAATARERLDAYVDLYVPDGHRDPHWTLWLEVWNRSQSAAADADARDRQAAIEGVWHRDLVALLAEGISRGEFKSVDPDRFAARLRALLDGFAIHVAIGLRGTDRAQVLRHVREFLADSLLADT, encoded by the coding sequence ATGGCCGGTGGGCGCAGGCAGGCCCCGCCCCGCGAGGACGTGCTCGCCGCCGCCATGGAGATGATCGCCGAGCGCGGCCTGGAGAAGCTCACCATGGCGGCGCTCGGCCGCGAGGTCGGCATGAGCAGCGGCCACCTGCTCTACTACTTCGGCTCCAAGGACGAACTGCTGCTGCGCACCCTGGAGTGGAGCGAGGGCCGCCTGGGCGCCGAGCGCGGACGGCTGCTGACCCGCGCCGCCACCGCCCGCGAACGTCTCGACGCCTACGTCGACCTCTACGTCCCCGACGGCCACCGCGACCCGCACTGGACGTTGTGGCTTGAGGTGTGGAACCGCTCGCAGAGCGCTGCCGCCGACGCAGACGCCCGCGACCGGCAGGCCGCCATCGAGGGCGTCTGGCACCGCGACCTGGTGGCCCTGCTCGCCGAGGGCATCTCGCGGGGCGAGTTCAAAAGCGTCGACCCGGACCGGTTCGCCGCCCGCCTGCGGGCGCTGCTGGACGGCTTCGCCATCCATGTGGCGATCGGCCTGCGCGGTACCGACCGGGCCCAAGTCCTCAGGCACGTGCGCGAGTTCCTCGCCGACAGCCTCCTCGCGGACACCTGA